The Hippoglossus hippoglossus isolate fHipHip1 chromosome 21, fHipHip1.pri, whole genome shotgun sequence genome contains a region encoding:
- the LOC117755437 gene encoding collagen alpha-2(VI) chain-like isoform X4, with amino-acid sequence MGMISGFVFLCMLQAAVPQGLTPHGPRPIPGRGDDPEPTLPPPEPTPRPKGIIDCPIKLFFTIDTSETIALQESPPGILVENIKEFTKIFAQRLAEEEYKGQIQISWSIGGLHFSQTQDVFSQFTTRENFIRNLGGISYLGKGTYTDCALKNMTYQMTHHYSGSNAVLFSVVITDGHVTGNPCGGIKEMAEKAREKKIHIFSVAASRNIDEVGMSEIADSPSELYRDDYIAVDIVDGRPKIKTESIDRIIKVMKYQAYLQCYEPKCMETPGIHGPTGPQGPKGVKGDRGYAGPKGRKGRQGDAGIEGPIGRPGPKGEIGLIGDKGEIGASGAKGVAGLSGRNGTDGQKGKMGRIGAPGCKGDSGEKGPDGYAGEFGDAGPPGDEGERGDLGRLGKSGPPGPDGEPGPKGEGGNPGHPGPPGANGTPGLEGSPGPEGEEGRRGNPGAKGLSGTDGLSGEKGERGPQGGRGRSGEDGLKGAKGDQGLQGPRGRSGEPGATGANGTRGHPGDPGPRGDSGTSGPKGDMGRQGFSYPGARGPTGDRGDLGNKGPRGGRGECGAKGHPGNKGLHGEAGEPGQTGELGERGPRGEPGTDGDPGPMGDPGLTDCDVMTYIRETCGCCDCEKHCGALDIVFVIDSSESVGMTNFTMEKNFVINTINRLGSMANDPASPTGTRVGVVQFSHNGTFEAIHLDDPNINSMSAFKTAVKNLQWIAGGTFTPSALKFAYDTLIKDSKRARARVSVVVITDGRFDPRDDEDLLNYLCTDANVVVNAIGVGDIFKKGQDNEILGSIACGKKERVTEMSHYVDLVAESFIQTMETVLCPEPVIVCPDLPCKSKPEVAQCVGRPVDLVFLLDGSERLGMENFRQVREFVQKVSERLGLAKGKADRMRARLALMEFGRENENHMAFPLTHDPAVIADGIARLPYLDSSSTVGPAIIHAIDNVLGKGNARKTRRNAEVSFVFITDGVTETNNLEEAVSAMRGAQVVSTVIATGSDVDQKVLMKLAMGDQDAIFKGKDFSDVSKSGLFDRFMQWVC; translated from the exons ATGGGGATGATTTCAGGGTTCGTTTTTCTGTGCATGCTCCAAGCTGCGGTCCCTCAAGGTCTGACCCCTCATGGGCCCAGGCCGATTCCTGGGAGAGGGGACGACCCGGAGCCGACTCTACCTCCACCTGAGCCCACACCAAGACCTAAAG gAATAATCGACTGTCCCATCAAGCTGTTCTTCACCATCGACACCTCAGAAACCATCGCCCTGCAGGAGTCGCCACCTGGTATCCTGGTGGAAAACATTAAAGAGTTCACCAAGATCTTTGCCCAGAGGCTCGCCGAAGAGGAGTACAAGGGCCAGATCCAGATCAGCTGGTCCATCGGAGGCCTGCATTTCTCCCAGACACAGGATGTCTTCAGCCAGTTCACCACCAGGGAGAACTTCATCAGGAACCTAGGCGGGATCAGTTACCTGGGAAAGGGCACCTACACCGACTGCGCCCTGAAAAACATGACCTACCAGATGACGCACCACTACTCAGGGTCGAATGCCGTGCTCTTCTCCGTGGTCATCACTGATGGCCACGTGACAGGTAATCCATGCGGGGGCATCAAGGAGATGGCCGAGAAGGCCCGAGAGAAAAAGATCCATATTTTCTCGGTGGCAGCATCCAGGAACATTGATGAAGTTGGGATGAGTGAGATCGCGGACTCTCCCTCTGAACTTTACCGTGATGACTACATCGCTGTGGACATTGTTGACGGGCGACCGAAGATAAAGACTGAATCCATCGATCGTATCATAAAAGTCATg AAATATCAAGCGTATTTACAG TGTTATGAACCTAAATGCATGGAGACTCCTGGGATCCATGGACCAACAGGGCCTCAAGGTCCAAAA GGTGTAAAAGGAGACAGAGGTTATGCTGGGCCAAAAGGGAGAAAAGGTCGACAG GGTGATGCTGGCATCGAGGGTCCAATCGGACGACCTGGTCCAAAG GGAGAGATTGGGTTGATAGGTGATAAG GGAGAAATCGGAGCAAGTGGAGCAAAG GGCGTGGCAGGACTATCTGGCAGGAATGGAACGGACGGCCAAAAG GGTAAGATGGGACGAATTGGAGCTCCCGGTTGCAAAGGTGATTCAGGCGAAAAG GGACCAGATGGCTACGCTGGAGAATTTGGTGACGCGGGGCCTCCTGGTGACGAGGGAGAAAGG GGAGACCTGGGCCGTCTTGGGAAGTCAGGCCCCCCTGGTCCTGATGGTGAACCAGGACCAAAG GGTGAAGGAGGGAATCCTGGACATCCAGGGCCACCAGGAGCAAATGGAACTCCG GGGCTTGAGGGCTCACCCGGACCTGAAGGCGAGGAG ggaagaagaggaaaccCTGGAGCAAAGGGACTATCAGGAACTGATGGGCTTAGTGGAGAGAAG GGAGAACGAGGTCCGCAGGGAGGCAGAGGTCGGTCGGGGGAAGACGGACTGAAGGGCGCCAAG GGAGACCAAGGACTACAAGGGCCGAGGGGTCGTTCGGGAGAACCAGGGGCCACCGGAGCAAAT GGCACAAGGGGACATCCAGGAGATCCTGGACCAAGGGGGGACTCAGGAACCTCTGGACCAAAG GGAGACATGGGAAGACAAGGATTCAGCTATCCTGGAGCTAGAGGACCCACT GGAGACAGAGGTGATCTAGGGAACAAAGGACccaggggaggaagaggagaatgtGGCGCCAAAGGACATCCTGGAAACAAAGGACTACACGGAGAGGCT GGAGAACCGGGTCAGACTGGTGAGCTAGGAGAGCGAGGACCCAGAGGAGAGCCAGGAACTGAT ggggacCCAGGACCAATGGGTGACCCTGGACTTACT GACTGTGATGTCATGACTTACATCAGGGAGACATGCGGTTGTTGTG ACTGTGAGAAGCACTGTGGCGCTCTGGACATTGTGTTTGTAATCGATAGCTCCGAGAGTGTTGGGATGACAAACTTCACCATGGAAAAGAACTTTGTTATCAACACCATCAACAGACTGGGCTCCATGGCCAACGACCCTGCGTCACCGACCG GTACAAGAGTTGGAGTTGTACAGTTCAGTCACAACGGGACCTTTGAGGCCATTCATCTCGATGACCCAAACATAAACTCCATGTCTGCCTTCAAAACTGCGGTGAAGAATCTACAGTGGATTGCTGGGGGAACCTTCACACCATCCGCTCTCAAGTTTGCCTACGATACCCTCATCAAGGACAGCAagagagccagagccagagtaTCCGTGGTGGTGATCACAGATGGCCGCTTTGACCCGCGTGACGATGAGGATCTGCTGAATTACCTTTGTACTGACGCTAATGTGGTGGTGAATGCCATTGGAGTTggtgacatctttaaaaaaggGCAGGATAATGAGATCCTGGGGTCGATAGCATGCGGAAAGAAGGAACGGGTAACTGAGATGAGTCATTATGTCGACTTGGTGGCTGAATCCTTCATCCAAACAATGGAAACTGTGCTCTGTCCAG AGCCAGTCATTGTGTGCCCTGATCTCCCCTGCAAAAGTA AACCTGAAGTAGCCCAGTGTGTCGGACGGCCAGTAGATTTGGTGTTTCTACTCGATGGCTCAGAGCGCCTTGGGATGGAGAACTTCCGGCAAGTTCGTGAATTTGTGCAAAAAGTGTCAGAAAGACTAGGACTCGCCAAGGGCAAGGCTGATCGTATGCGAGCACGCTTGGCACTAATGGAGTTCGGCAGGGAGAATGAGAACCACATGGCCTTCCCTCTCACGCACGACCCTGCCGTCATCGCTGACGGCATCGCACGCTTGCCTTATCTGGATTCTTCCTCAACCGTGGGGCCTGCCATCATCCACGCCATCGACAACGTCTTGGGTAAAGG
- the LOC117755437 gene encoding collagen alpha-2(VI) chain-like isoform X1: MGMISGFVFLCMLQAAVPQGLTPHGPRPIPGRGDDPEPTLPPPEPTPRPKGCDTGIIDCPIKLFFTIDTSETIALQESPPGILVENIKEFTKIFAQRLAEEEYKGQIQISWSIGGLHFSQTQDVFSQFTTRENFIRNLGGISYLGKGTYTDCALKNMTYQMTHHYSGSNAVLFSVVITDGHVTGNPCGGIKEMAEKAREKKIHIFSVAASRNIDEVGMSEIADSPSELYRDDYIAVDIVDGRPKIKTESIDRIIKVMKYQAYLQCYEPKCMETPGIHGPTGPQGPKGVKGDRGYAGPKGRKGRQGDAGIEGPIGRPGPKGEIGLIGDKGEIGASGAKGVAGLSGRNGTDGQKGKMGRIGAPGCKGDSGEKGPDGYAGEFGDAGPPGDEGERGDLGRLGKSGPPGPDGEPGPKGEGGNPGHPGPPGANGTPGLEGSPGPEGEEGRRGNPGAKGLSGTDGLSGEKGERGPQGGRGRSGEDGLKGAKGDQGLQGPRGRSGEPGATGANGTRGHPGDPGPRGDSGTSGPKGDMGRQGFSYPGARGPTGDRGDLGNKGPRGGRGECGAKGHPGNKGLHGEAGEPGQTGELGERGPRGEPGTDGDPGPMGDPGLTDCDVMTYIRETCGCCDCEKHCGALDIVFVIDSSESVGMTNFTMEKNFVINTINRLGSMANDPASPTGTRVGVVQFSHNGTFEAIHLDDPNINSMSAFKTAVKNLQWIAGGTFTPSALKFAYDTLIKDSKRARARVSVVVITDGRFDPRDDEDLLNYLCTDANVVVNAIGVGDIFKKGQDNEILGSIACGKKERVTEMSHYVDLVAESFIQTMETVLCPEPVIVCPDLPCKSKPEVAQCVGRPVDLVFLLDGSERLGMENFRQVREFVQKVSERLGLAKGKADRMRARLALMEFGRENENHMAFPLTHDPAVIADGIARLPYLDSSSTVGPAIIHAIDNVLGKGNARKTRRNAEVSFVFITDGVTETNNLEEAVSAMRGAQVVSTVIATGSDVDQKVLMKLAMGDQDAIFKGKDFSDVSKSGLFDRFMQWVC; the protein is encoded by the exons ATGGGGATGATTTCAGGGTTCGTTTTTCTGTGCATGCTCCAAGCTGCGGTCCCTCAAGGTCTGACCCCTCATGGGCCCAGGCCGATTCCTGGGAGAGGGGACGACCCGGAGCCGACTCTACCTCCACCTGAGCCCACACCAAGACCTAAAGGTTGTGACA caggAATAATCGACTGTCCCATCAAGCTGTTCTTCACCATCGACACCTCAGAAACCATCGCCCTGCAGGAGTCGCCACCTGGTATCCTGGTGGAAAACATTAAAGAGTTCACCAAGATCTTTGCCCAGAGGCTCGCCGAAGAGGAGTACAAGGGCCAGATCCAGATCAGCTGGTCCATCGGAGGCCTGCATTTCTCCCAGACACAGGATGTCTTCAGCCAGTTCACCACCAGGGAGAACTTCATCAGGAACCTAGGCGGGATCAGTTACCTGGGAAAGGGCACCTACACCGACTGCGCCCTGAAAAACATGACCTACCAGATGACGCACCACTACTCAGGGTCGAATGCCGTGCTCTTCTCCGTGGTCATCACTGATGGCCACGTGACAGGTAATCCATGCGGGGGCATCAAGGAGATGGCCGAGAAGGCCCGAGAGAAAAAGATCCATATTTTCTCGGTGGCAGCATCCAGGAACATTGATGAAGTTGGGATGAGTGAGATCGCGGACTCTCCCTCTGAACTTTACCGTGATGACTACATCGCTGTGGACATTGTTGACGGGCGACCGAAGATAAAGACTGAATCCATCGATCGTATCATAAAAGTCATg AAATATCAAGCGTATTTACAG TGTTATGAACCTAAATGCATGGAGACTCCTGGGATCCATGGACCAACAGGGCCTCAAGGTCCAAAA GGTGTAAAAGGAGACAGAGGTTATGCTGGGCCAAAAGGGAGAAAAGGTCGACAG GGTGATGCTGGCATCGAGGGTCCAATCGGACGACCTGGTCCAAAG GGAGAGATTGGGTTGATAGGTGATAAG GGAGAAATCGGAGCAAGTGGAGCAAAG GGCGTGGCAGGACTATCTGGCAGGAATGGAACGGACGGCCAAAAG GGTAAGATGGGACGAATTGGAGCTCCCGGTTGCAAAGGTGATTCAGGCGAAAAG GGACCAGATGGCTACGCTGGAGAATTTGGTGACGCGGGGCCTCCTGGTGACGAGGGAGAAAGG GGAGACCTGGGCCGTCTTGGGAAGTCAGGCCCCCCTGGTCCTGATGGTGAACCAGGACCAAAG GGTGAAGGAGGGAATCCTGGACATCCAGGGCCACCAGGAGCAAATGGAACTCCG GGGCTTGAGGGCTCACCCGGACCTGAAGGCGAGGAG ggaagaagaggaaaccCTGGAGCAAAGGGACTATCAGGAACTGATGGGCTTAGTGGAGAGAAG GGAGAACGAGGTCCGCAGGGAGGCAGAGGTCGGTCGGGGGAAGACGGACTGAAGGGCGCCAAG GGAGACCAAGGACTACAAGGGCCGAGGGGTCGTTCGGGAGAACCAGGGGCCACCGGAGCAAAT GGCACAAGGGGACATCCAGGAGATCCTGGACCAAGGGGGGACTCAGGAACCTCTGGACCAAAG GGAGACATGGGAAGACAAGGATTCAGCTATCCTGGAGCTAGAGGACCCACT GGAGACAGAGGTGATCTAGGGAACAAAGGACccaggggaggaagaggagaatgtGGCGCCAAAGGACATCCTGGAAACAAAGGACTACACGGAGAGGCT GGAGAACCGGGTCAGACTGGTGAGCTAGGAGAGCGAGGACCCAGAGGAGAGCCAGGAACTGAT ggggacCCAGGACCAATGGGTGACCCTGGACTTACT GACTGTGATGTCATGACTTACATCAGGGAGACATGCGGTTGTTGTG ACTGTGAGAAGCACTGTGGCGCTCTGGACATTGTGTTTGTAATCGATAGCTCCGAGAGTGTTGGGATGACAAACTTCACCATGGAAAAGAACTTTGTTATCAACACCATCAACAGACTGGGCTCCATGGCCAACGACCCTGCGTCACCGACCG GTACAAGAGTTGGAGTTGTACAGTTCAGTCACAACGGGACCTTTGAGGCCATTCATCTCGATGACCCAAACATAAACTCCATGTCTGCCTTCAAAACTGCGGTGAAGAATCTACAGTGGATTGCTGGGGGAACCTTCACACCATCCGCTCTCAAGTTTGCCTACGATACCCTCATCAAGGACAGCAagagagccagagccagagtaTCCGTGGTGGTGATCACAGATGGCCGCTTTGACCCGCGTGACGATGAGGATCTGCTGAATTACCTTTGTACTGACGCTAATGTGGTGGTGAATGCCATTGGAGTTggtgacatctttaaaaaaggGCAGGATAATGAGATCCTGGGGTCGATAGCATGCGGAAAGAAGGAACGGGTAACTGAGATGAGTCATTATGTCGACTTGGTGGCTGAATCCTTCATCCAAACAATGGAAACTGTGCTCTGTCCAG AGCCAGTCATTGTGTGCCCTGATCTCCCCTGCAAAAGTA AACCTGAAGTAGCCCAGTGTGTCGGACGGCCAGTAGATTTGGTGTTTCTACTCGATGGCTCAGAGCGCCTTGGGATGGAGAACTTCCGGCAAGTTCGTGAATTTGTGCAAAAAGTGTCAGAAAGACTAGGACTCGCCAAGGGCAAGGCTGATCGTATGCGAGCACGCTTGGCACTAATGGAGTTCGGCAGGGAGAATGAGAACCACATGGCCTTCCCTCTCACGCACGACCCTGCCGTCATCGCTGACGGCATCGCACGCTTGCCTTATCTGGATTCTTCCTCAACCGTGGGGCCTGCCATCATCCACGCCATCGACAACGTCTTGGGTAAAGG
- the LOC117755437 gene encoding collagen alpha-2(VI) chain-like isoform X3, producing the protein MGMISGFVFLCMLQAAVPQGLTPHGPRPIPGRGDDPEPTLPPPEPTPRPKAGIIDCPIKLFFTIDTSETIALQESPPGILVENIKEFTKIFAQRLAEEEYKGQIQISWSIGGLHFSQTQDVFSQFTTRENFIRNLGGISYLGKGTYTDCALKNMTYQMTHHYSGSNAVLFSVVITDGHVTGNPCGGIKEMAEKAREKKIHIFSVAASRNIDEVGMSEIADSPSELYRDDYIAVDIVDGRPKIKTESIDRIIKVMKYQAYLQCYEPKCMETPGIHGPTGPQGPKGVKGDRGYAGPKGRKGRQGDAGIEGPIGRPGPKGEIGLIGDKGEIGASGAKGVAGLSGRNGTDGQKGKMGRIGAPGCKGDSGEKGPDGYAGEFGDAGPPGDEGERGDLGRLGKSGPPGPDGEPGPKGEGGNPGHPGPPGANGTPGLEGSPGPEGEEGRRGNPGAKGLSGTDGLSGEKGERGPQGGRGRSGEDGLKGAKGDQGLQGPRGRSGEPGATGANGTRGHPGDPGPRGDSGTSGPKGDMGRQGFSYPGARGPTGDRGDLGNKGPRGGRGECGAKGHPGNKGLHGEAGEPGQTGELGERGPRGEPGTDGDPGPMGDPGLTDCDVMTYIRETCGCCDCEKHCGALDIVFVIDSSESVGMTNFTMEKNFVINTINRLGSMANDPASPTGTRVGVVQFSHNGTFEAIHLDDPNINSMSAFKTAVKNLQWIAGGTFTPSALKFAYDTLIKDSKRARARVSVVVITDGRFDPRDDEDLLNYLCTDANVVVNAIGVGDIFKKGQDNEILGSIACGKKERVTEMSHYVDLVAESFIQTMETVLCPEPVIVCPDLPCKSKPEVAQCVGRPVDLVFLLDGSERLGMENFRQVREFVQKVSERLGLAKGKADRMRARLALMEFGRENENHMAFPLTHDPAVIADGIARLPYLDSSSTVGPAIIHAIDNVLGKGNARKTRRNAEVSFVFITDGVTETNNLEEAVSAMRGAQVVSTVIATGSDVDQKVLMKLAMGDQDAIFKGKDFSDVSKSGLFDRFMQWVC; encoded by the exons ATGGGGATGATTTCAGGGTTCGTTTTTCTGTGCATGCTCCAAGCTGCGGTCCCTCAAGGTCTGACCCCTCATGGGCCCAGGCCGATTCCTGGGAGAGGGGACGACCCGGAGCCGACTCTACCTCCACCTGAGCCCACACCAAGACCTAAAG caggAATAATCGACTGTCCCATCAAGCTGTTCTTCACCATCGACACCTCAGAAACCATCGCCCTGCAGGAGTCGCCACCTGGTATCCTGGTGGAAAACATTAAAGAGTTCACCAAGATCTTTGCCCAGAGGCTCGCCGAAGAGGAGTACAAGGGCCAGATCCAGATCAGCTGGTCCATCGGAGGCCTGCATTTCTCCCAGACACAGGATGTCTTCAGCCAGTTCACCACCAGGGAGAACTTCATCAGGAACCTAGGCGGGATCAGTTACCTGGGAAAGGGCACCTACACCGACTGCGCCCTGAAAAACATGACCTACCAGATGACGCACCACTACTCAGGGTCGAATGCCGTGCTCTTCTCCGTGGTCATCACTGATGGCCACGTGACAGGTAATCCATGCGGGGGCATCAAGGAGATGGCCGAGAAGGCCCGAGAGAAAAAGATCCATATTTTCTCGGTGGCAGCATCCAGGAACATTGATGAAGTTGGGATGAGTGAGATCGCGGACTCTCCCTCTGAACTTTACCGTGATGACTACATCGCTGTGGACATTGTTGACGGGCGACCGAAGATAAAGACTGAATCCATCGATCGTATCATAAAAGTCATg AAATATCAAGCGTATTTACAG TGTTATGAACCTAAATGCATGGAGACTCCTGGGATCCATGGACCAACAGGGCCTCAAGGTCCAAAA GGTGTAAAAGGAGACAGAGGTTATGCTGGGCCAAAAGGGAGAAAAGGTCGACAG GGTGATGCTGGCATCGAGGGTCCAATCGGACGACCTGGTCCAAAG GGAGAGATTGGGTTGATAGGTGATAAG GGAGAAATCGGAGCAAGTGGAGCAAAG GGCGTGGCAGGACTATCTGGCAGGAATGGAACGGACGGCCAAAAG GGTAAGATGGGACGAATTGGAGCTCCCGGTTGCAAAGGTGATTCAGGCGAAAAG GGACCAGATGGCTACGCTGGAGAATTTGGTGACGCGGGGCCTCCTGGTGACGAGGGAGAAAGG GGAGACCTGGGCCGTCTTGGGAAGTCAGGCCCCCCTGGTCCTGATGGTGAACCAGGACCAAAG GGTGAAGGAGGGAATCCTGGACATCCAGGGCCACCAGGAGCAAATGGAACTCCG GGGCTTGAGGGCTCACCCGGACCTGAAGGCGAGGAG ggaagaagaggaaaccCTGGAGCAAAGGGACTATCAGGAACTGATGGGCTTAGTGGAGAGAAG GGAGAACGAGGTCCGCAGGGAGGCAGAGGTCGGTCGGGGGAAGACGGACTGAAGGGCGCCAAG GGAGACCAAGGACTACAAGGGCCGAGGGGTCGTTCGGGAGAACCAGGGGCCACCGGAGCAAAT GGCACAAGGGGACATCCAGGAGATCCTGGACCAAGGGGGGACTCAGGAACCTCTGGACCAAAG GGAGACATGGGAAGACAAGGATTCAGCTATCCTGGAGCTAGAGGACCCACT GGAGACAGAGGTGATCTAGGGAACAAAGGACccaggggaggaagaggagaatgtGGCGCCAAAGGACATCCTGGAAACAAAGGACTACACGGAGAGGCT GGAGAACCGGGTCAGACTGGTGAGCTAGGAGAGCGAGGACCCAGAGGAGAGCCAGGAACTGAT ggggacCCAGGACCAATGGGTGACCCTGGACTTACT GACTGTGATGTCATGACTTACATCAGGGAGACATGCGGTTGTTGTG ACTGTGAGAAGCACTGTGGCGCTCTGGACATTGTGTTTGTAATCGATAGCTCCGAGAGTGTTGGGATGACAAACTTCACCATGGAAAAGAACTTTGTTATCAACACCATCAACAGACTGGGCTCCATGGCCAACGACCCTGCGTCACCGACCG GTACAAGAGTTGGAGTTGTACAGTTCAGTCACAACGGGACCTTTGAGGCCATTCATCTCGATGACCCAAACATAAACTCCATGTCTGCCTTCAAAACTGCGGTGAAGAATCTACAGTGGATTGCTGGGGGAACCTTCACACCATCCGCTCTCAAGTTTGCCTACGATACCCTCATCAAGGACAGCAagagagccagagccagagtaTCCGTGGTGGTGATCACAGATGGCCGCTTTGACCCGCGTGACGATGAGGATCTGCTGAATTACCTTTGTACTGACGCTAATGTGGTGGTGAATGCCATTGGAGTTggtgacatctttaaaaaaggGCAGGATAATGAGATCCTGGGGTCGATAGCATGCGGAAAGAAGGAACGGGTAACTGAGATGAGTCATTATGTCGACTTGGTGGCTGAATCCTTCATCCAAACAATGGAAACTGTGCTCTGTCCAG AGCCAGTCATTGTGTGCCCTGATCTCCCCTGCAAAAGTA AACCTGAAGTAGCCCAGTGTGTCGGACGGCCAGTAGATTTGGTGTTTCTACTCGATGGCTCAGAGCGCCTTGGGATGGAGAACTTCCGGCAAGTTCGTGAATTTGTGCAAAAAGTGTCAGAAAGACTAGGACTCGCCAAGGGCAAGGCTGATCGTATGCGAGCACGCTTGGCACTAATGGAGTTCGGCAGGGAGAATGAGAACCACATGGCCTTCCCTCTCACGCACGACCCTGCCGTCATCGCTGACGGCATCGCACGCTTGCCTTATCTGGATTCTTCCTCAACCGTGGGGCCTGCCATCATCCACGCCATCGACAACGTCTTGGGTAAAGG